The Ferrimonas balearica DSM 9799 genome includes the window CCGGGGATGTCCCGGCGGTGGCCGTAGGAGGAGTCGAAATCCACGAAGTTGGTGAAAATCAGACTGCGATCTTCAGCCTCATCCATCGCCGCCAGGGTCTCATTCCAAAGCGCTTCCAGGCCGGTGCCCTTACGCTTCTGAGTGATACCGCAGTGGGCGTAGATGTCAGCGATTTTACCCACCGAGATCACCTCACCACCCGCGGCTTTGAGCTTATCCAGCACGGTCGGTGCCGGCGGCTCAACCGCGTAGTCGCGACGGTTGCCGGTACGGGCAAACTCCATGGCGCTGTTGCCCACAAACGGACGGGCAATCACCCGGCCAATGTTGTAAGGCTCCAGCTCCTCGCGGGCGATCTGGCACAGCTCATAGAGCCGCTCCAGACCGAAGGTCTCCTCGTGACAGGCGATCTGGAACACACTGTCCGCGGAGGTGTAGAAAATCGGCGCACCGGTGCGCATGTGCTCTTCGCCCAGGCGCTCCAGGATGGTGGTGCCGGAGGCGTGGCAGTTACCGAGGAAGCTGTCGAGGCCGGCACGGGCCAGGATCTTATCGGTCAGTTCTTTCGGGAAGCTGTTTTCTTTGTCTTCGAAGTAGCCCCAGTCGAACAGCACCGGCACACCCGCCATCTCCCAGTGACCACTGGGGGTGTCTTTACCGGAAGAGAGCTCTGCGGCGTAACCGTAGGCCCCGGTCACTTCCGCTTCCAGGTTAAATCCAGCGGGCACCTCACCGGTGCTCTCAAACGCCAGCCGAGCCAGACCCAACTGGGTCAGGTGCGGCAGGTGCAGCAAACCGGAACGGCCTACTTCTGCGCCACCCTCGGCGCACACCTGGGCGATGTGGCCGAACGTATCGGCACCCACATCGCCAAACTTCGCGGCGTCGGCGCTGGCGCCCACACCAAACGAATCCATCATAAGCACAATGGCTCGAGTCATGATTCCTCCTGTCAGCGGTTCGCGTCGCGAACCAACCGATACACTTCCGGATCTGCCGCAGGCGCCGAATCACCCAGGGTGATGGCGTTACGCAGGGCATCTGCCCCGGCCTGCCACTGCGCGTCATCATTGGCGTGCAGCATCGCCAGCGGGGTTTGTTCATCCACGCTTTGGCGCAGGACGCAGAGATTGTCAAAGCCGACACTATGGTCGATGGAATCGCTGGCCACTTTACGGCCGCCGCCCATGTTCACCACGGCCATACCGATGGCGCGGGTGTCCATGGCGGTGACGATCCCCTTACGGTCAGGATAAACCGGACGCACCACCTTTGCCTTGGGCAGGAAGCGATCGGGGTTATCCATAAAATCAGCCGGTCCACCCAGCCCGGCCACCATGCGGCCAAAGCGCTCTGCGGCACTGCCGTCAGAGAGGGTTTTTTCCAGCATCTGCCAGGCGTGTTCCGGGTCACGGGCCAGTTTACCCAATACCAGCAACTCCGCCCCCAGAGAGAGGGTGACGCGATGCAGGCGCGGGTTACGCTGGGTCCCCGTGAGGAATTTCACCGCCTCTCGCACTTCCACCGCATTACCGGCGCTGGAGGCCAGCACCTGATTCATGTCGGTCAGCAGCGCGGAGGTGGGAACGCCGGCGCCATTGGCCACTTCGACGATGCACTGAGCCAACTGCTCAGAGGCCTCGTAGGTGGGCATAAAGGCACCACTGCCCACTTTAACGTCCATCACCAGGGCATCCAGGCCAGCGGCCAGCTTCTTGGACAGAATGGAGGCGGTAATCAGGGAGATGGAGTCGACCGTGGCGGTCACGTCGCGGGTGGCGTAGAAGCGCTTGTCAGCGGGGGCCAGTGCCCCGGTTTGGCCAATGATGGCCACACCGGCGGATTTTACCACCTCGCCAAAGCGTTGGTTGTCCGGCACGATGTTGTAGCCGGGAATGGATTCGAGCTTATCCAGCGTGCCGCCGGTATGGCCCAGACCACGGCCGGAAATCATCGGCACGTAGGCGCCGCAGGCGGCAATCATGGGGCCCAGCATCAGCGATACCACATCGCCAACGCCGCCGGTGGAGTGCTTATCGAGGATGGGGCCATCCAGATTGAGGTGGTCCCAGTTCAGCACGTCGCCGGAGTCACGCATGCCGGTGGTCAGCGCAACGCGCTCAGCCATGGTCATGTCGTTGAAGAACACCGCCATGGCAAAGGCCGCAATCTGGCCCTCGCTGACGCTGTTGTCAGCAATGCCCTGGACGAAGAAGCGGATCTCTTCCGCGCTCAGCTCCAGGCCATCGCGTTTTTTTCGAATGATCTCTTGCGGCAGAAACATCCTTAGCTCCCCACAGTCAATGGCGGGGCCGTCAACCGGCCCCGCTTAGGATCAGTAGGCGTTGCTGTCCGCCGGGCCATCACCGTGACCCAGGGTTTGCAGCAGGCTGGCCAGCAGGCTGGAAGCGCCGAAGCGGAAGGTGCGCGGCGATACCCAGTCCGGGCCCAGGATGGACTCGGCCAGAGCCAGGTACTCAGCAGCCTGTTCGGCATTGCGCACGCCACCGGCCGGCTTGAAGCCAACTGCGGTGTTCTTGTCCTTGATCACTTCCATCATGATGCGGGCGGATTCAAGGGTGGCGTTGACCGGTACTTTACCGGTGGAGGTCTTAATGAAGTCGGCACCCGCTTTGATGCTGATCTCGGAGGCGCGACGGATCAACGCTTCCTCTTTCAGCTCGCCGGTCTCGATGATCACTTTCAGCAGAACGTTGTCACCACAGGCGGCTTTACAGGCTTTCACCAGCTCGAAACCCACGGTTTCGTTGCCTGCCATAAAGGCGCGGTAGGGGAACACCACGTCCACTTCATCGGCACCGTAAGCCACAGCGGCTTTGGTTTCGGCCACCGCGATGTCGATATCGTCGTTACCGTGCGGGAAGTTGGTGACGGTGGCAATCTGAATCTCGGACGCACCGATGTCATTCAGGGTCTTGCGAGCGATAGGGATAAAGCGGGGGTAGATGCAGATGGCGGCAGTGTTGCCAGCCGGGGACTTGGCATCATGACACAGCTTGATCACCTTCTCGTCGGTGTCGTCGTCGTTCAGTGTGGTCAAGTCCATTAGGGACAGTGCGCGCAGGGCGGCAGCGGTCAAATCGCTCATGGAAAACTCCCAGTTCCGGTTGATTGTACGCAGTATAGATAACTTCCCTCGCCCGGCTGTGACAGCGTGAGGATGTTTTGTGACGAAGGTCCGGAATGGAGGCACGGCGAACCAGCACTCGTCACAGCAAGGCGACGCGGACTTGGTTCCTTGAAGACTTAAGCGGAGCCCGGAAGGGGGAACACCAACTTTCGCGAAAAATCCATTTTCCCGCAAAATCGTCCCGATGATAGCAAAAAGGGCCTGCCGAGGGCAGACCCTTTTTTCACCGGAGCAACAACTTAGAAGTTGTACTTCAGGGTGTAGATCAGAGCGTCGCCGTAGTTGGCATCGCCCAGTTTCTGATCGTAGTAACGGTACTGGATACCGGTGGTGATGCTGTTCGGCAGGTGCCACCACAGGGCTACTGCACCGTTGTGACCTACGCTGTCCAGCTCACGGCCGTCAGCGCCGGAACGGAACTGGTCCTTACGACCAAATTCGGTTTCGTGCCAGTTGGATACGGAGAACTTCTGACCGCCCATCTGGAAATCGTAACCCAGTACCCAGCCAGCCATGTAACCGTTGAAGCCGTTACCAGCGAAGGTTTGGTTTTCGATGTGAGCACCGATGAAGGGCTTGAACCAGAAACCGAAATCAGTGAAGTAGTCGTAGCTGGTACCCAGAACCACGTTGGTGTCGGAGAAACCAGTGTCTTCGAAGTGGTAGGCGTGACCGTACAGGTTCCAGTTGGAGGAACCCAGGTTTACCGCGATGGAGCCTTTGGTGGCGATACGGAAGCCACGGGCACCGGCATCTTCGTCACCCAGGTTGTGCGGGTTTTCGATGTCGAAGAAACCGTATACATCACCCCAGGAGAAGCCAGCGCCGCCTTCCAGTTCGATGTAGTAGAAGTCTTTCTTACCACCGAAAGAAGCGCGGTCTTCGGCTTTGTCGGTCCAGTCCAGGTAGTTTACGGAAACGTTAGAGAAACCGTAGTACTGCTCAGCGGCAGCCGGAGCGGACATGGCCAGAGCGGCAGCGCCAGCTACAGCCAGAGAAGTGAACTTGTTCATCATTAACCCCTGTGTTTACAGATCGTTTTTTTGTCTAGGACCCACTATCCATGCAGGCACGCGCATTGTATCCACTTAGCGCCTTTGTGCAACATCCACGGGTGAAAGCAAGGTGTGGATCCGCCATCGACGTGCGCTCGATCACACTTTCGCAACGCCATAGTAGATCCTTTTGCCTGAATCGTCTTCATCCCCTACCACGGGCCAAAAAAAAGGCGACCCGCAGGGCCGCCTTTTGTGAGGTTGTACCGAAATCAGAGTGACAGGAACAGACCTGCCAGAGTGGCACTCATCAGGTTGGACAGTGAGCCGGCTACCACCGCGCGCATACCCAGGCGAGCCAGGTCGTGACGACGGTTGGGGGCCATGGCACCCAGGCCGCCCAGCAGAATCGCGATGGAGGACAGGTTGGCAAAACCACACAGGGCAAAGGCGATGATCGCCTGAGTGCGGTCGGTCATCACGGCGCCGTTGATCAGCAGGTCGCCGGTGAGGTAAGGGGCAAAGTTCACGTAAGCCACGAACTCGTTCACCACCACCTTCTGACCAATAAAGGAACCGGCCACAGTGGCTTCATGCCACGGCACACCCATCAGGAACGCCAGCGGCGCAAAGATGTAACCGAGGATCAGCTCCAGAGTCAGGTTGGACTGGGCCGCACCCAGTACCGCCTGCACCGCACCCGCCTGGCTGTCATCCAGGGTCAGGCCGTTCAGTGCGTTGATCAGCACATCACGGTCAACACCGGCAATCCAGCTGCCAATCTCGGCAACCGGCAGCTCAGCCTGAGTGGCCAGGCCGTTGGCAAACTCGGCAAAGGCCGGGGCAGAACCCGCTACCTGTTGCAGGGCCATAAAGGTTTGAGTCACAGCCGCATCACCCCAACCGAACAGACCACCGAACCAGCCGATGATGCCGTTGATCAGAGCGATCAAACCGATGAAGGCCAGCAGCATGGCGCCCACGTTCAGGGCCAGTTGCATACCGGAGGAGGCACCCGCAGCGGCGGCATCCAGCACGTTGGCCGGCTTGTCTTCCGCTTCACCGATGTCTTCCATGTGTTGCTTCGGTTCTTCGGTTTCCGGGTGCATCATCTTGGCCATCAGCAGGCCGCCCGGTGCCGCCATAAAGGACGCGGCAATCAGGTACTCCAGCGGCACACCCAGACCGGCGTAACCGGCCAGTACGGAACCGGCCACGGACGCCAGACCACCCACCATAATGGCGAACAGCTCAGATTGGGTCATGGTCGGGATAAAGGGACGGACCACCAGCGGAGCTTCGGTCTGGCCAACGAAGATGTTGGCAGTGGCCGACATGGATTCCGGCTGGCTGGTGCCCAGTGCTTTTTGCAGCGCACCGCCGATGATGCGGATGATCCACTGCATCACGCCCAGGTAGTACAGGACCGCGATCAGAGAGGAGAAGAAGACGATAACCGGCAGCACGTTGATGGCGAAGATGAAGCCGACTTTAAAGTTGGCCAGGTCACCAAACAGGAAACCGATGCCGTCATTGGCGTAGCCAATCACGCTGGACACAGCAGAAGAGATGCCGCCCAGGATGTCTTTCCCTACCGGCACGTAGAGAACGAAAGCACCCAAAGACGCCTGAATGGCAAACGCACCGCCAACTGTACGCCAGTTGATGGCACGTCGGTTATTGGACAACCCGAAGGCAATCAGCAGCAGGGTTAGGATCCCCACCAGACTCATCACGATATTCATGAACCTGTAAACCTCGTGTTCTGGACTTTTATTACATTATTGTAATTTGAAGGAAATTCGGCGCCGATTATAACGGCAAGAAGGAAAGAAATCCCCCCTACTACCGGAAAAAAAGGATCTTCGTAACGGATGATGATGAAATTTAACAGGAAACAATCTTGCACCTGTTTCATATCGCATCCTTTACATCGTGAGATAGGGATAACAATAGCAGTCAGGCAAGACTTTGAGGGAGTAGCGGGTCAAATTACCAGGCGGGGAAAAAGCCGTTGTGTATTGGCAGTTAGCTGTGCTTTGAGCGTGTCGATCGGTTGCTGGCGCAGCTGGGCCAGTTGCGCCAGCACGTCGGCCACCCGGGCCGGTTCATTGCGCTCACCCTGATGACCACACAGCGGCATATCGGGACTGTCGGTTTCCAACACCAGCGCCTCGGCATCGATGGCCGCCAGCGCCTGACGGGTTTTGTTGGCACGGGGATAGGTGATCACCCCGCCCACCCCCAGGTGGATGCCGTGGCGCCAGTATTGCTGAGCCTGCACTAAACTGCCGCTGAAGCCATGGACTACGCCGCCCGCAGGCAAGGGTTGGCGGCTGAGCAAAGACAGCATCTCGTTATGGGCTTTGCGCACGTGCAGGATCACCGGCAGGCGATGTTGATGGGCCAGCGCCAACTGCCCCTGGCACAGAGCAATCTGCTCGGCCATCGGCAGCACCCCGCCCACCCCATCGAGGCCACACTCCCCCAGCGCCATCACCTGTGGGTGCGCTTCCACCGCCTGGGCCAGAGCATCCAGGTCGTCAGGCTGGTGTTCAAAACAGGGATGCAACCCAAGCGCCACACCAATGGAGACCGGCTCGCGCTGTCCCGCCAGTTGCAGCAATCCCGACCAGTGTGCCCGGTCGACGGCGGGCACCATAATGGCGCCGACCCCCGCCTTATGGGCCCGCTGCAATACCGCATCCCGGTCACCGCAAAAGGCGGGCAGGTCAAGGTGGCAGTGGCTGTCAATCAGCACGCTCACCCCGTTTGACTGCTTCCTGAGCCCGCTCGGACAGCGGCACACAGCAACGCCGGTTCTCGGGCGTCAGCCCGAGGCTGTCGAGAAACGCACAGTACTTCTGCCACCAGTGGCGTAACCACTTCATTCAGGCCTCCGATCGTTTTGGCTTAAGAGGTTTCCACTTTAGCAAGAAGTGATAATAAAGGCAGCGGCTTGCGGTGTCGGGCCGGAAGCGGGATGATGCGATTATCCACTCACCACTGAATCATCATGAGCGCTTCCCATTCCCCGCTGCAGCTGCAACGCTTTATCCCCTATCGACTGGCTGATCTGGCCCATCGCCTGAGTCAGGAGTTGTCGGCCATCTATGCCGAGCCGCCCTTTGCCATCAGCATCGCCGAATGGCGGGTACTGGCTCAGCTGGCCGAACACCCGGCACTGACCAGCAAAACCCTGGGACAACTGACCGGCATGGACAAAACCAAGGTGTCCCGCGCGGTCCAGCGTCTTGCGGAGCGCAACCTGCTGGCACAACAGCGGGACGAGAATGATCAGCGCCAACGGTATCTGCGGCTGTCGGAAAGCGGTCAGGCCCTCTACCAACAACTGGCGCCTCACGCCCTCGACTGGGAGCAGCGCCGCCTGGCGGCACTGGATCCGCAGGAGCGCCAACAGTTGCTGGCCCTGCTGGACAAACTCGACCAGGCAGAGCCCCGGACCTAAGCCCCCGCCAGAAACGACAACGCCCCCGAATACTCGGGGGCGCTTTGGTTCTGAGGCTGGCCTCAGCGCGCCGGTAACACGGTACTGCGCACTTCACCAAAACCGATGCGTGGCGCCCCCGGCTTATCGCACACCGCCCGCATAATGATGGTGTCACCATCTTCGAGGAAGGTGCGCTGCTCACCACCGGGCAGGGTGATGGGGGATTTGCCACCGCGACTCAACTCCAGCATGGAACCGGCTTGCTCATGCTCAGGCCCGGACTGGGTGCCTGAGCCAAACAGGTCACCGGCCTGGAGATTACAGCCGTTGACGGTGTGGTGGGTCACCATCTGGGCAATGGTCCAGTAGGAGTCGCTGAAGTTGGATTGGGACAGGCGCACCGGCTCCGCCATCGCCGGGGTCTGGATCAGACACTCCAGCTGCATATCCACCGCGCCCGCTTCACTGTTGCCCGGGGCCGACAGGTAGGGCAGCGGCTGCGGGTCTTCCGCCGGGCGGGTAAAGGCGGCGCGATAGGGCGCCAGCGCTTCCAGGGTCACGATCCAGGGGGACAGGGTGGAGGCAAAGCTCTTGGACAGGAAGGGGCCCAGCGGCTGGTACTCCCAGGCCTGAATGTCCCGCGCCGACCAATCGTTCAGCAGGCACAGGCCAAACACGTGCTGCTCCGCCGCCTCGATGCCAATCGGCTCACCAAGGGCATTGCCCCGGCCAATCACGATGCCCACTTCCAGCTCATAATCGAGACGCTTACAAGGGCCAAAGCTCGGCTCCGCCGCGTCCGGCGCCTTGAGCTGGCCGCTCGGGCGGTGGAACGCCTGACCGGACACCCCGATGGAGCTGGCACGGCCGTGATAACCGATCGGCACCCACTTGTAGTTGGGCAGCAGCGGGTTATCGGGACGGAACAGCGAACCCACTGCGGTGGCGTGGTGGATGGAGGTGTAGAAATCGGTGTAGTCGCCGATGGTCATGGCCAGATCGTATTCCAGCTCCGCCAGCGGGATCAGGCATTGCGCCAGCGCGCCCTGCTCAGCGGCACCGGTGCGCAGGGCGCGGGAAAGGGCCAGACGCAGTTCGGACCAGGCTTCCGGCCCTTCCGCCATAAAGTCATTGAGCTTGGGCTCCGCCGCCAACGCCACCAGCAGGGCCACATCGCCGCCAAACACCTGGGCGTCGCGCACGGCGGCCAGATCGATGGCCTGATCGCCGATGGCCACTGCGCCACGGAAGATCTCATCGCTGCCGGCACGACGCACACTGGCAAAGGGCAGATTCTGGATGGGGAAGTCACAGCCCGGTTGATTGGCGCTGTCGACCCAACTGGTCAGGGTCAGGTCGTGGGTTTCGTTTAATGCGTACATGGTGATTCCCTTACTCTCAGCGCCTTAGCGCTGTCCATTGAAATGTTTGCGCAGTCCGTTCCAGCACTGCTGATAATCGCGCTGACGGTGGGGGGTGTCCAGCGCAAAGCGGGTGGGTTCGATGACGTAGCGTGACTCCAGCATAAAGGCCAGGGTCGCTTCGTACCGCTGTGGTGCCAACTCAGCCTGACTGGCCTTCTCAAACACCTCGGTCTCCGGGCCGTGGGGGGTCATGGCGTTGTGCAGGCTCATGCCACCGGGAACAAACCCGGTCTCCTTGGCGTCGTACACGCCCTCCACCAGGCCCATAAACTCGCTCATGATGTTGCGGTGGTACCAGGGCGGACGGAAGGTGTCCTCCGCCACCATCCAGCGGGGTGGGAAGATCACGAAGTCACAGTTGGCCCACCCTTCGGTGTCACTGGGGCTGGTCAACACGGTGAAGATGGAGGGGTCGGGATGATCAAAGCTGACCGTGTTCATCACGTTAAAGCGGGCCAGGTCGTACTTATAGGGCGCGCTGTTGCCGGTCCAGGCCACCACATCCAGCGGCGAGTGGCTGACCGGCGCAGTGAACAGGCCGCCGCAGAATTTGGCCAGCAGCTCGAAGGGTTCGTCCCGGTCTTCAAACCAGGCCACCGGATACTGGAAGTCACGGTCATTGGCGTAGCCGTTAGCGCCTACCGGTCCACGCTCCGGCAGCACAAACGGCGCACCGTAGTTTTCACACAGGTAACCGCGGATGGGGCCATCCAGCGGCGCGATGCGGAACTTGATGCCCCGGGGGATCACCAGGATCTCGCCGGGATTCACCACCAGGATGCCCAGCTCGGTTTCCGCTTTCAGTCCGCCTTGCTGAGGAATAAACAGCATCTCCCCGTCGGCGTTGTAGAACACCCGGTTGCCCATGTCGGTGTTGGCGCGGTAAACGTGGATACCCATCCCCAACTGAGCTTTGGCGTCACCGTTGAGCGCCACGGTGATCAGGCCATCGATAAAGTCGGTGGGGTGCTCCGGCAGGGGCAGTGGGTCCCAGCGCATCGGGTTGGGTGGCGTCGCCACGTTTTGCGGCGCGGTTTTCCACATCTCGTGGTGCAGCGGCGCAAACTCGCCCATCGCCACAGAGGGACGCAGGCGGTACATCCAAGTGCGGCGATTGCCGGCCCGCGGCGCGGTAAACGCGGTCGAGCTGAGTTGCTCAGCATACAGCTGGTAGGGGCACTGCTGGGGGCTGAACTGGCCCACCGGCAGGGCTCCGGGCAGGGCTTCGGTTTCATGCTCGTTGCCGAAACCGGTGAGGTAGTGAAGCGTGTCCATCGCCGTCATCCTTGAAACTAGTTTCAGATGAAACCAACTTAGGGGCAGCTGGTGCCTCAGACAAGTCCTGACGATGGATTGCTTCTGTCACGACGCGTAAAAGCACGCTGACAGGGCAATAAAAAAGGGCGCCGCAGCGCCCTCTTTGTTCCGGATTAATGCTCCCGGGTTTTGTGGAACTCCACTTCGGGGTAGCGTTCCTGGGTCAGGTTCAGGTTCACCATGGTCGGTGCGATGTAGGTGAGGTTGTCACCGCCATCCAGCGCCAGGTTGGTGGACGCCTTGCGACGGAACTCGTCCAGTTTCTTGGCATCGCCACACTCAACCCAACGGGCGGTCGCTACGTTGACCGGCTCGTAGATCGCCTCAACCTTGTACTCGGACTTGAGTCGGGCCACCACCACATCAAACTGCAGCACACCCACCGCGCCCACGATCAGGTCGTTGTTGTCGATGGGGCGGAATACCTGTACTGCGCCCTCTTCCGACAGCTGAACCAGGCCCTTAAGCAGCTGCTTCTGCTTGAGCGGATCCTTCAGGCGGATACGACGGAACATCTCCGGTGCAAAGTTGGGGATGCCGGTGAACTTGAACTTCTCACCCTGGGAGAAGGTGTCACCAATCTGAATGGTGCCGTGGTTGTGCAGACCGATGATGTCACCGGGGTAGGCTTCATCCGCGTGGGAACGGTCACCGGCCATAAAGGTCACGGCGTCGGAGATCGCCACGTCTTTGCCCAGGCGCACATGATGCATCTTCATGCCCTTGGTGTATTTGCCGGAGCAGATACGCATAAAGGCGATGCGGTCACGGTGCTTGGGATCCATATTGGCCTGGATCTTAAACACGAAGCCGGAGAACTTCTCTTCATCGGCCACCACCTGGCGTGCGTCGGTTTGACGCGGCTGCGGTGCCGGGGCCCATTCGGTCAGGCCGTCCAGCATATGGTCAACACCGAAGTTGCCCAACGCGGTACCGAAGAACACCGGAGTCAGTTCACCGGACAGGAACAGCTCCAGGTCAAACTCGTTGGAGGCACCGCGTACCAGTTCCAGCTCTTCACGCAGTTGCGCAGCCAGTTCGTCGCTGACCAGTTGGTCCAGCTCCGGGTTATCCAGGCCCTTAACGATGCGCACTTCCTGAATGGTGTGGCCATGGCCACTCTGGTACAGGATGGTCTCATCACGGTGCAGGTGATAAACGCCTTTGAACTCCTTACCACAGCCGATCGGCCAGGTAATGGGCGCACACATGATGTTCAGCTCGTTCTCCACCTCATCCAGCAACTCCATCGGGTCGCGGATGTCACGGTCGAGTTTGTTCATAAAGGTCAGGATCGGGGTATCGCGCAGACGGGTGACTTCCATCAGCTTGCGGGTCCGGTCCTCTACACCTTTGGCGGCATCGATCACCATCAGACAGGAGTCCACCGCAGTCAGGGTGCGGTAGGTGTCTTCAGAGAAGTCTTCGTGGCCGGGGGTGTCCAGCAGGTTAACCAGCGCGCTGTTGTAGGGGAACTGCATCACGGAGGTGGTTACGGAGATACCACGCTCCTTCTCCATCTCCATCCAGTCGGACTTGGCGTGCTGACCTGAGCCACGGCCCTTAACGGTACCGGCTTTCTGCAGCGCTTGTCCGAACAGCAGCACCTTCTCGGTGATGGTGGTCTTACCGGCGTCCGGGTGGGAGATGATGGCGAAGGTCCGGCGCTTCGACACTTCCTGGGCGTGTTGACTCATTGGCTCACTTAAATCTGGTTGGCCTGATGGCAGAAAGACCGCGCATTATAGCGCCACAGGGAGTGTAGAAAAAGGTGCCTAGTCTGACGAGCGTGGGATCCAGCCTAACGCCGACATCACCCAGGCCCCCAATGCCAGGTAACCGGTGGCCATCAGCATCTGCCCAATGCGGACCATCAGCTTGGTGCTGGCGTCCCCGCCATCGGAAAAGGTGGTGGAACCGATCAGGATCAACAGGGTGGTAAACCCGGTGGCAAACACCTTGCCCTTGGGTGAAGTGAAGATCAGCTGGCCAAACAGCAACGCCGTCAGCAGCATCAGCGCCGCAAAGAACAACCACATGGGCACCGCCACCAGCAGGTTATAGAACAGGATGGCCGCGGCGCCCCCCACCAGGTTGGCCATGATCATCCCGAGCCCCGCTTTGCTGCCGGAGGTCAGGCCCGGACTCTGGGCCAGGATCGCCACCAGCACCAACACCAGCAGGTCGCCGGAACGGTCGGTCAGGTAGAAAAACAGCAGCAGCGGCATCACCAGCAGGGTACACAACCAGGCATTGCGGTACGCCACCGCCACCGAGGGCAGCACGGGAGTGGGCTTGGCCGGAGC containing:
- a CDS encoding outer membrane protein OmpK gives rise to the protein MMNKFTSLAVAGAAALAMSAPAAAEQYYGFSNVSVNYLDWTDKAEDRASFGGKKDFYYIELEGGAGFSWGDVYGFFDIENPHNLGDEDAGARGFRIATKGSIAVNLGSSNWNLYGHAYHFEDTGFSDTNVVLGTSYDYFTDFGFWFKPFIGAHIENQTFAGNGFNGYMAGWVLGYDFQMGGQKFSVSNWHETEFGRKDQFRSGADGRELDSVGHNGAVALWWHLPNSITTGIQYRYYDQKLGDANYGDALIYTLKYNF
- the deoC gene encoding deoxyribose-phosphate aldolase, which produces MSDLTAAALRALSLMDLTTLNDDDTDEKVIKLCHDAKSPAGNTAAICIYPRFIPIARKTLNDIGASEIQIATVTNFPHGNDDIDIAVAETKAAVAYGADEVDVVFPYRAFMAGNETVGFELVKACKAACGDNVLLKVIIETGELKEEALIRRASEISIKAGADFIKTSTGKVPVNATLESARIMMEVIKDKNTAVGFKPAGGVRNAEQAAEYLALAESILGPDWVSPRTFRFGASSLLASLLQTLGHGDGPADSNAY
- a CDS encoding phosphopentomutase; translation: MTRAIVLMMDSFGVGASADAAKFGDVGADTFGHIAQVCAEGGAEVGRSGLLHLPHLTQLGLARLAFESTGEVPAGFNLEAEVTGAYGYAAELSSGKDTPSGHWEMAGVPVLFDWGYFEDKENSFPKELTDKILARAGLDSFLGNCHASGTTILERLGEEHMRTGAPIFYTSADSVFQIACHEETFGLERLYELCQIAREELEPYNIGRVIARPFVGNSAMEFARTGNRRDYAVEPPAPTVLDKLKAAGGEVISVGKIADIYAHCGITQKRKGTGLEALWNETLAAMDEAEDRSLIFTNFVDFDSSYGHRRDIPGYAAALEYFDTRLPELMSRLQPGDVVIITADHGCDPTWTGTDHTREHVPVIVFGPGIAPGSLGKRDTFADIGQSLASHFGLEPMDYGKSFL
- a CDS encoding NupC/NupG family nucleoside CNT transporter codes for the protein MNIVMSLVGILTLLLIAFGLSNNRRAINWRTVGGAFAIQASLGAFVLYVPVGKDILGGISSAVSSVIGYANDGIGFLFGDLANFKVGFIFAINVLPVIVFFSSLIAVLYYLGVMQWIIRIIGGALQKALGTSQPESMSATANIFVGQTEAPLVVRPFIPTMTQSELFAIMVGGLASVAGSVLAGYAGLGVPLEYLIAASFMAAPGGLLMAKMMHPETEEPKQHMEDIGEAEDKPANVLDAAAAGASSGMQLALNVGAMLLAFIGLIALINGIIGWFGGLFGWGDAAVTQTFMALQQVAGSAPAFAEFANGLATQAELPVAEIGSWIAGVDRDVLINALNGLTLDDSQAGAVQAVLGAAQSNLTLELILGYIFAPLAFLMGVPWHEATVAGSFIGQKVVVNEFVAYVNFAPYLTGDLLINGAVMTDRTQAIIAFALCGFANLSSIAILLGGLGAMAPNRRHDLARLGMRAVVAGSLSNLMSATLAGLFLSL
- a CDS encoding MarR family winged helix-turn-helix transcriptional regulator, producing MSASHSPLQLQRFIPYRLADLAHRLSQELSAIYAEPPFAISIAEWRVLAQLAEHPALTSKTLGQLTGMDKTKVSRAVQRLAERNLLAQQRDENDQRQRYLRLSESGQALYQQLAPHALDWEQRRLAALDPQERQQLLALLDKLDQAEPRT
- the deoA gene encoding thymidine phosphorylase, with product MFLPQEIIRKKRDGLELSAEEIRFFVQGIADNSVSEGQIAAFAMAVFFNDMTMAERVALTTGMRDSGDVLNWDHLNLDGPILDKHSTGGVGDVVSLMLGPMIAACGAYVPMISGRGLGHTGGTLDKLESIPGYNIVPDNQRFGEVVKSAGVAIIGQTGALAPADKRFYATRDVTATVDSISLITASILSKKLAAGLDALVMDVKVGSGAFMPTYEASEQLAQCIVEVANGAGVPTSALLTDMNQVLASSAGNAVEVREAVKFLTGTQRNPRLHRVTLSLGAELLVLGKLARDPEHAWQMLEKTLSDGSAAERFGRMVAGLGGPADFMDNPDRFLPKAKVVRPVYPDRKGIVTAMDTRAIGMAVVNMGGGRKVASDSIDHSVGFDNLCVLRQSVDEQTPLAMLHANDDAQWQAGADALRNAITLGDSAPAADPEVYRLVRDANR
- the fahA gene encoding fumarylacetoacetase; translated protein: MYALNETHDLTLTSWVDSANQPGCDFPIQNLPFASVRRAGSDEIFRGAVAIGDQAIDLAAVRDAQVFGGDVALLVALAAEPKLNDFMAEGPEAWSELRLALSRALRTGAAEQGALAQCLIPLAELEYDLAMTIGDYTDFYTSIHHATAVGSLFRPDNPLLPNYKWVPIGYHGRASSIGVSGQAFHRPSGQLKAPDAAEPSFGPCKRLDYELEVGIVIGRGNALGEPIGIEAAEQHVFGLCLLNDWSARDIQAWEYQPLGPFLSKSFASTLSPWIVTLEALAPYRAAFTRPAEDPQPLPYLSAPGNSEAGAVDMQLECLIQTPAMAEPVRLSQSNFSDSYWTIAQMVTHHTVNGCNLQAGDLFGSGTQSGPEHEQAGSMLELSRGGKSPITLPGGEQRTFLEDGDTIIMRAVCDKPGAPRIGFGEVRSTVLPAR
- a CDS encoding TatD family hydrolase gives rise to the protein MSVLIDSHCHLDLPAFCGDRDAVLQRAHKAGVGAIMVPAVDRAHWSGLLQLAGQREPVSIGVALGLHPCFEHQPDDLDALAQAVEAHPQVMALGECGLDGVGGVLPMAEQIALCQGQLALAHQHRLPVILHVRKAHNEMLSLLSRQPLPAGGVVHGFSGSLVQAQQYWRHGIHLGVGGVITYPRANKTRQALAAIDAEALVLETDSPDMPLCGHQGERNEPARVADVLAQLAQLRQQPIDTLKAQLTANTQRLFPRLVI